In Methanobrevibacter sp., one genomic interval encodes:
- a CDS encoding fumarate reductase subunit A: protein MEIKTISTDVLIIGSGGAGSRAAIEVDNTGLKATIVSKGLSFRSGCTGMAEGGYNAVFKTVDKDDSKEAHIHDTLKGGSYLNDKELVEILVNESPQRLIDLENYGALFDRQESGEIDQRPFGGQIYRRTCYQGDRTGAELLNALKEEIIKRDIECIEEVMITSLVTDENQVIGATGLDLKDSSLIYFKAKATILASGGAGQLYPVTSNTFQKNGDGYAIAYKAGAKLIDMEQVQFHPTGMVAPESKKGVLVTEAVRAEGGKLLNKDGERFMNKYAPEKMELATRDVVARSIYQEIIEGRGSENGGVYLDISHLDDDYIEEKLETMVLQFNNVGIDIKHEPIEVAPTAHHFMGGLKINTDASTSLMNLYGAGEVCGGVHGANRLGGNALADTQVFGKIAGESASKACANIELKTNDEQVQAEASRIESLIKKGSIKPQKFKENIKNLMWEKVAIVRDEETLNKGLKDLEDMKKELDNLDVSDKKQYNTELVTALEVINMVEICTLVIKSAILRKESRGAHYRSDYPETNNEWKKSIVFNKNKIEFEAR from the coding sequence TTAGGTCAGGTTGTACAGGAATGGCAGAAGGCGGATACAATGCTGTATTTAAAACCGTAGATAAGGACGATTCAAAAGAAGCTCACATTCATGACACATTAAAAGGTGGAAGTTACCTTAACGATAAGGAACTTGTAGAAATTCTCGTCAATGAATCCCCACAAAGATTAATTGATTTGGAAAATTACGGTGCTTTATTCGACCGTCAGGAATCAGGTGAAATTGACCAAAGACCTTTTGGTGGACAAATATACAGAAGAACCTGTTACCAAGGAGATAGAACAGGTGCTGAATTATTAAATGCACTTAAAGAAGAAATCATCAAAAGAGATATCGAATGCATCGAAGAAGTAATGATTACTTCACTTGTAACCGACGAAAATCAAGTTATTGGTGCAACTGGTCTTGATTTAAAGGATTCAAGTTTAATTTACTTTAAAGCAAAAGCTACAATCCTTGCTAGTGGAGGTGCTGGACAATTATACCCTGTAACATCAAACACCTTCCAAAAAAATGGAGATGGATATGCAATAGCTTACAAAGCCGGAGCTAAATTAATTGATATGGAACAAGTTCAATTCCACCCAACTGGAATGGTAGCCCCTGAATCCAAAAAAGGAGTGCTTGTAACAGAAGCTGTAAGAGCAGAAGGTGGAAAGCTATTAAACAAAGATGGCGAAAGATTCATGAACAAATATGCACCTGAAAAAATGGAATTAGCCACTCGTGATGTAGTTGCCCGTTCAATTTACCAGGAAATCATTGAAGGTAGAGGAAGTGAAAATGGAGGAGTATACCTTGATATTTCCCACCTAGATGATGATTACATTGAAGAAAAACTCGAAACAATGGTTTTACAATTTAATAATGTTGGTATAGACATCAAACATGAACCAATTGAAGTGGCACCTACCGCACATCACTTTATGGGCGGTTTAAAAATAAATACAGATGCATCCACATCATTGATGAATTTATATGGTGCGGGTGAAGTTTGTGGAGGAGTTCACGGTGCAAACCGTTTAGGTGGAAATGCATTAGCTGATACCCAAGTATTTGGAAAAATCGCCGGTGAAAGCGCAAGTAAAGCATGCGCTAACATTGAACTTAAAACAAATGATGAACAAGTCCAAGCAGAAGCTTCCAGAATTGAAAGTTTAATTAAAAAAGGAAGTATCAAACCACAAAAATTCAAAGAAAACATTAAAAACTTAATGTGGGAAAAAGTAGCTATCGTAAGAGACGAAGAAACATTGAATAAAGGTTTAAAAGATCTCGAAGATATGAAAAAAGAGTTAGATAACTTGGATGTTAGTGATAAAAAACAATACAACACTGAATTAGTGACTGCTCTTGAAGTAATCAATATGGTTGAAATTTGTACTTTAGTTATAAAATCAGCAATATTACGTAAGGAAAGTAGAGGAGCTCACTATAGATCTGACTATCCTGAAACTAATAATGAATGGAAAAAGAGTATTGTATTCAATAAAAATAAAATAGAATTTGAAGCTAGATAA
- a CDS encoding amidohydrolase family protein, translated as MSDNTILIKNALILSPNTNFENKQSILIKDNLIAEISPEIDESDVSKTIDATGKIVLPGLINTHTHLSMTLFRGLADDLSLDSWLNDHIWPMEANLNGDYCYIGALLGAVELIKSGTTTFSDMYFYMEDVARAVDEAGIRAVLSYGMIDFGDEEKRKNEINENLTLFKACDGMADGRIKVFFGPHSPYTASEELLIKVRELADEYNMGIHIHVSETQKEIEDVSAEKGLRPFEYLDKIGFLGPDVVAAHSVWLSDNEIEIIKKNNVKISHNPCSNMKLASGIAPVSKLIENDICVSIGTDGASSNNNLDLIEELKTASLLQKVSTLDPKVLTSDEAVAMGTIKGAETLGLESEIGSIEVGKKADIILIDTNSANMVPDSSSLSSNIIYSANGSNVDTTICDGKILMENKKLVVLNEEEIYKKARQAIKELKEVI; from the coding sequence ATGAGTGATAATACTATTTTAATTAAAAATGCATTAATTTTAAGTCCAAATACAAATTTTGAAAATAAACAATCAATTTTAATCAAAGATAATTTAATTGCTGAAATTTCTCCGGAAATTGATGAGAGTGATGTTAGTAAAACTATAGATGCAACTGGTAAGATTGTACTTCCAGGATTAATTAATACTCATACTCATTTATCCATGACTTTATTTAGAGGATTAGCTGATGATTTAAGTTTGGATAGTTGGTTAAATGATCATATCTGGCCAATGGAAGCTAATCTTAATGGAGATTACTGTTATATTGGTGCTCTTTTGGGAGCTGTTGAACTTATAAAATCAGGAACCACTACATTTTCTGATATGTATTTCTATATGGAAGATGTTGCTCGTGCTGTTGATGAAGCTGGAATTAGGGCTGTTTTATCATATGGTATGATTGATTTTGGCGATGAAGAGAAAAGAAAAAACGAAATCAATGAAAACTTAACCTTATTCAAAGCTTGTGACGGAATGGCTGATGGAAGAATCAAAGTCTTTTTTGGACCTCATTCACCCTACACTGCTTCAGAAGAGTTATTAATCAAAGTACGTGAACTTGCTGATGAATATAATATGGGTATTCATATACATGTTTCTGAGACTCAAAAGGAAATTGAAGACGTATCAGCTGAAAAAGGTTTAAGACCTTTCGAGTATTTAGATAAAATTGGATTTTTAGGTCCTGATGTTGTTGCAGCACATAGTGTATGGCTAAGTGATAATGAGATTGAAATCATTAAGAAAAACAATGTAAAGATTTCACATAATCCATGCAGTAACATGAAATTGGCTTCAGGAATTGCTCCTGTTTCTAAATTAATTGAAAATGATATTTGTGTTTCCATTGGAACTGATGGTGCTTCTTCAAATAATAATTTAGATTTGATTGAAGAATTGAAAACCGCTTCATTACTTCAAAAAGTTTCTACATTAGATCCTAAAGTTTTAACTTCAGATGAAGCAGTAGCTATGGGAACTATCAAAGGTGCAGAGACTTTAGGTCTTGAATCTGAAATTGGTTCTATTGAAGTTGGTAAAAAAGCAGATATTATTTTGATTGATACTAACTCAGCTAATATGGTTCCGGACAGTTCTTCTTTAAGTTCAAACATTATTTACTCTGCAAATGGTTCAAATGTTGATACTACTATTTGTGATGGTAAAATATTAATGGAAAATAAAAAATTAGTTGTTTTAAATGAAGAAGAAATTTATAAAAAAGCTAGACAAGCAATAAAAGAATTAAAAGAAGTTATCTAG
- a CDS encoding histone family protein, translated as MSEIPKAPVARIIKESGAERVSEDAKAELAAYLEEVAREVAKEANAVAKIAKRKTVKAEDIKLAIKNL; from the coding sequence ATGTCTGAAATACCAAAAGCTCCTGTAGCAAGAATCATTAAAGAATCTGGTGCTGAAAGAGTTAGCGAAGATGCAAAAGCTGAATTAGCAGCATACTTAGAAGAAGTTGCTCGTGAAGTAGCTAAAGAAGCAAACGCTGTAGCTAAAATCGCAAAACGTAAAACTGTTAAAGCAGAAGATATCAAATTAGCTATCAAAAACTTATAA
- the hisG gene encoding ATP phosphoribosyltransferase — protein MKIKIAIPSKGRISEPSINILEKAGLGLIDKNNRKLISKTFNEDIEVMFARASDIPEFVNDGVADMGVTGVDLINENEADVCELLDLRFGQTKLVLAAPEESNINSVDDITEDMKVATEFPVLTRKYLDEKGLNNIKIVKLSGSTEAAPFIGIADLITDLTSTGTTLKMNHLQIIDKILDSTIKLIANKDSLENKKELIEAVSTSIKGVLDADRKKLIMMNVKTADLEKVKDVMPSMGGLTISEVLSDEETVAVQAVIDEKEVFELVNCLRNAGAKDILVVPIERII, from the coding sequence ATGAAAATTAAAATTGCTATACCTTCTAAAGGAAGAATAAGTGAACCTTCTATAAATATATTGGAAAAAGCAGGATTAGGACTAATCGACAAAAATAACAGAAAACTAATTTCAAAAACATTTAATGAAGATATAGAAGTTATGTTTGCAAGAGCATCAGATATTCCAGAATTTGTCAACGATGGAGTTGCAGATATGGGAGTGACTGGTGTAGATTTAATTAATGAAAATGAAGCTGACGTTTGTGAATTACTCGATTTAAGATTTGGACAAACAAAATTAGTTTTAGCAGCTCCAGAAGAATCAAATATAAACTCTGTTGATGATATTACAGAAGATATGAAAGTGGCTACTGAATTTCCTGTATTAACCAGAAAATATTTAGATGAAAAAGGCTTAAACAACATTAAAATTGTTAAATTAAGTGGATCAACAGAAGCTGCACCATTTATTGGAATTGCTGATTTAATCACAGACTTAACCAGTACTGGAACAACTTTAAAAATGAATCATTTACAAATCATTGATAAAATTTTAGACAGTACAATCAAACTCATTGCTAATAAAGATAGTTTAGAAAATAAAAAAGAATTAATTGAAGCTGTCAGCACAAGTATCAAAGGGGTTCTTGATGCTGATCGTAAAAAATTAATCATGATGAATGTAAAAACTGCTGATTTAGAAAAGGTTAAAGATGTAATGCCTTCAATGGGTGGTTTAACAATATCTGAAGTATTATCAGATGAAGAAACTGTTGCTGTCCAGGCAGTAATTGATGAAAAAGAAGTATTTGAACTTGTAAACTGTTTAAGAAATGCAGGTGCTAAAGATATTCTTGTAGTACCGATTGAAAGAATAATATGA
- a CDS encoding flavodoxin domain-containing protein — protein MNIGIIYSTSKKSTKKACKILSSKLNADVKMIPIDKAKTNCILKYNFIIFVASAYNGKFQSSLKRYIIRNIKTIKGKPIALAISCEENIDTEKIFNKIFTEEIVNSSRINSNFGYELNSNEGNFIEKMKTKSKLKNDEDIPRLNIDEIDKFSDYINNLIKQRVD, from the coding sequence ATGAATATTGGAATAATTTACTCAACATCAAAAAAATCTACAAAAAAAGCTTGTAAAATATTATCTAGCAAACTTAATGCAGATGTAAAGATGATACCAATTGACAAAGCAAAAACCAATTGTATCTTAAAATATAATTTCATTATATTCGTTGCTTCTGCATATAACGGCAAATTCCAAAGTAGTTTGAAAAGATATATTATCAGAAATATTAAAACTATAAAAGGAAAACCAATAGCATTAGCTATCAGCTGTGAAGAAAATATTGATACAGAAAAGATATTCAACAAAATATTTACAGAAGAAATAGTAAATTCATCACGTATTAACTCAAATTTTGGATATGAACTGAACAGCAACGAAGGAAATTTTATTGAAAAAATGAAAACAAAAAGCAAGCTTAAAAATGATGAAGATATTCCAAGATTAAATATTGACGAAATTGATAAATTTAGCGATTATATAAACAATTTGATTAAACAAAGGGTTGATTAA
- the pyrB gene encoding aspartate carbamoyltransferase translates to MIKIFRLKNIISVKDFEREDIEYILNEASKLENIAKSREISEELKGKILGLMFFEPSTRTKMSFETSMKRLSGECIGFENSGSSSVSKGESIADTAKMFEGYCDALVIRHELEGVSKFISDVVDVPVINAGDGAGQHPTQTLLDLYTIKNEIGEIDNLKIALIGDLKFGRTVHSLSHALGLFKNIKIYLISPPELKMPQEVLHDLNKTNVEYEEVGSIEEIIDDVNVLYVTRIQKERFADVNDYLKIKGAYVINKKLVEGKDLIIMHPLPRIDEIDTDVDNTKYNKYFTQAANAVPVRMAILKTLIKNNPK, encoded by the coding sequence TTGATTAAAATATTTAGATTAAAGAACATAATTTCCGTGAAAGATTTTGAAAGAGAAGATATTGAATATATTCTAAATGAAGCATCAAAATTAGAAAATATTGCCAAATCTAGAGAAATATCTGAAGAACTTAAAGGAAAAATTCTTGGGTTAATGTTTTTTGAACCTTCAACAAGGACTAAAATGTCATTTGAAACATCCATGAAACGTTTAAGTGGAGAATGCATTGGATTTGAAAATAGTGGATCTAGTTCAGTTTCTAAAGGTGAAAGTATTGCAGATACTGCAAAAATGTTTGAAGGATACTGTGATGCATTAGTTATAAGACATGAACTTGAAGGAGTATCAAAGTTTATTTCAGATGTAGTGGACGTGCCTGTAATCAATGCAGGTGATGGTGCTGGTCAACATCCTACCCAAACATTACTCGATTTATATACTATTAAAAATGAAATTGGAGAAATTGACAATTTAAAAATAGCTTTAATCGGTGATTTAAAATTTGGACGTACAGTTCACTCATTATCACATGCTTTAGGATTATTCAAAAACATTAAAATATATTTAATTTCACCACCTGAACTTAAAATGCCACAGGAAGTTCTTCATGATTTGAATAAAACAAATGTTGAATATGAAGAAGTAGGTTCAATTGAAGAAATAATCGATGATGTAAACGTTTTATATGTAACTAGAATACAAAAAGAACGTTTTGCTGACGTTAATGATTATTTAAAAATAAAAGGTGCATATGTCATCAATAAAAAATTAGTTGAAGGAAAAGATTTAATCATAATGCATCCATTACCAAGAATTGATGAAATAGACACTGATGTTGATAATACAAAATATAATAAGTATTTCACACAGGCAGCAAATGCTGTTCCTGTGAGAATGGCTATTTTAAAAACATTGATAAAAAACAACCCTAAATAG
- a CDS encoding orc1/cdc6 family replication initiation protein, with product MTNIFEQLENDEKGPSIFKDKRPLDHRWLPDKLVHREEQIKQIAKYWVDVLSDVTPSNVTLYGKTGTGKTAASKFAREQLMDIARKKSIFVKVEYVRCTDYTTEYQVIAELCNKLGRDVPNRGWTKGEVVNTFRDIFKSTNAFGKKLHLIVILDEIDILLDKDGDGILYTLTRTDNVSILCISNYLDFKNLIKSRVTSSLNDKEIVFPPYGAGQLSDILNERAEISFNENVLESDVIPLCSAMAAKEEGDARYALDLLKNAGELAFDEDSPKVTNDHVKRAKDKIEHNKVIEIISTLPLQQQRVLESILNLTKQKEEITSGKLYEAYTDLYKKDAVTYRRIFDFINELEMLGIISTNTISRGRGKGRTNIIKLQCDETLLETTLFSI from the coding sequence ATGACAAATATTTTTGAACAATTGGAAAATGATGAAAAGGGACCCAGTATATTTAAGGATAAACGTCCATTGGATCATAGGTGGTTACCTGATAAGTTAGTTCACAGGGAAGAGCAAATAAAACAAATTGCAAAATATTGGGTTGATGTATTAAGTGATGTAACTCCTTCAAATGTAACTTTGTATGGTAAAACTGGAACTGGTAAAACAGCTGCATCTAAATTTGCTCGTGAGCAATTAATGGATATTGCTCGTAAAAAAAGTATTTTTGTAAAAGTGGAATATGTTAGATGTACTGATTACACAACTGAATATCAAGTAATTGCAGAATTATGTAATAAACTTGGACGTGATGTTCCAAATCGTGGTTGGACTAAAGGTGAAGTTGTAAATACATTTAGGGATATTTTCAAGTCAACTAATGCTTTTGGTAAAAAATTACATTTAATTGTTATTTTAGATGAAATTGATATTTTACTTGATAAAGATGGAGATGGAATCTTATATACTCTTACCAGAACAGACAATGTTTCTATTTTATGTATTAGTAACTATTTAGATTTCAAAAATTTAATTAAATCTAGAGTTACAAGTAGTTTAAATGATAAAGAAATTGTTTTCCCACCTTATGGAGCAGGTCAATTGTCTGATATTTTAAATGAAAGGGCAGAAATATCTTTCAATGAAAATGTACTTGAAAGTGATGTTATTCCTTTATGTTCAGCAATGGCTGCTAAAGAAGAGGGTGATGCAAGGTATGCTCTTGATTTACTTAAAAATGCTGGTGAATTAGCTTTTGATGAAGATTCTCCAAAAGTTACAAATGATCATGTAAAAAGAGCAAAAGATAAAATTGAACATAATAAAGTCATTGAAATCATATCCACTTTACCTCTTCAACAACAAAGAGTTTTAGAGTCTATTTTAAATTTAACTAAACAAAAAGAAGAAATTACATCTGGAAAATTATATGAAGCTTATACAGATTTATATAAAAAAGATGCAGTTACTTACAGAAGAATATTTGACTTTATTAACGAGCTTGAAATGTTAGGAATAATATCTACTAACACAATTTCACGTGGTCGTGGAAAAGGAAGAACTAATATTATCAAGCTTCAATGCGATGAAACATTACTTGAAACAACCCTATTCTCTATTTAG
- a CDS encoding DUF2299 domain-containing protein has protein sequence MIDEKTIKKWLLDEDMLREMKYDENADFHFIVEFPKENIMDIVKPKQKDCIVIACATQVSPEHINLMIPADQQTKKDFILDLNFGLNNFLVDYELQVNNEMLQQFIITDQIFEDGLTKDAFIKTLKRVFKSKLHCIWLIDKKFGNVSFPNNENDMFI, from the coding sequence ATGATTGATGAAAAAACAATTAAAAAATGGTTACTTGACGAAGATATGTTAAGAGAAATGAAATATGATGAAAATGCTGATTTTCATTTTATTGTTGAATTTCCAAAAGAAAATATAATGGATATTGTAAAACCAAAACAAAAAGATTGTATTGTAATTGCATGTGCAACTCAAGTTTCACCTGAACATATTAACTTGATGATTCCAGCAGATCAACAAACAAAAAAAGATTTTATTTTAGATTTGAATTTTGGATTGAATAATTTTTTGGTTGATTATGAGCTCCAAGTTAATAATGAAATGTTACAACAATTTATTATAACCGATCAAATATTTGAAGATGGATTGACAAAAGATGCATTCATTAAAACATTGAAAAGAGTTTTTAAATCTAAATTACATTGTATCTGGTTAATTGACAAAAAATTTGGCAATGTTTCTTTTCCAAACAATGAAAATGATATGTTCATTTAA
- a CDS encoding cobalamin biosynthesis protein, giving the protein MLTNINNIVSFRLFLFIICTFIFSLAIDVLFGELPGKIHPVVIMGSIINYFKRKFINIKNRLSGLMLVFCTSITSSVLLLIIYLIIKNNIILFILLFSIILSSTFSIKMLLQTAIDVKNDLSTDIEKARRSVSYLVSRNTDELTESFIVSAVVESLTENITDSYVAPIFYYFIFGIIILLYPVPFQLYFLLLVPVLYRLSNTQDAMLGYTTDELIHIGFVVAKIDDILNYIPSRIAGLFVVISAYLLNLDGKNSFRIMMRDARNCPSPNSGYTMASTAGALNIQLIKKDTYILGDNNKKITSDDISKAVNLSKLSIILFTITIIILFTLIYVIL; this is encoded by the coding sequence ATGTTAACAAATATTAATAATATTGTTTCATTTAGGTTATTTTTGTTTATTATATGTACATTTATTTTTTCACTTGCAATTGATGTCCTGTTCGGTGAACTTCCAGGAAAAATTCATCCTGTAGTCATAATGGGTTCAATTATTAATTATTTTAAAAGAAAATTTATTAATATAAAAAATAGATTATCTGGATTAATGCTTGTTTTTTGTACCAGTATAACTTCAAGTGTATTGTTATTGATAATTTATTTAATAATAAAAAATAATATTATTTTATTTATTTTATTATTTTCAATTATTTTATCTTCAACATTTTCAATAAAAATGTTATTACAAACTGCAATTGATGTCAAAAATGATTTAAGTACAGATATTGAAAAAGCAAGAAGATCTGTTTCTTATCTTGTTAGCAGAAATACTGATGAATTGACAGAAAGTTTCATCGTCTCAGCTGTTGTTGAAAGTTTGACTGAAAACATAACTGATTCTTATGTTGCTCCAATTTTTTATTATTTCATATTTGGAATTATTATTTTATTGTATCCAGTACCATTTCAATTGTATTTCTTATTGTTAGTTCCTGTGTTGTATAGATTATCAAATACACAAGATGCAATGCTTGGATATACTACTGATGAATTGATTCACATTGGTTTTGTTGTTGCAAAAATAGATGATATTCTAAATTATATACCTTCAAGAATTGCCGGATTATTTGTTGTAATTTCTGCATATCTACTTAATTTAGATGGAAAAAACAGTTTTAGAATTATGATGAGGGATGCTAGAAATTGTCCATCTCCAAATTCAGGTTATACAATGGCATCAACAGCAGGAGCATTGAATATTCAACTGATAAAAAAAGATACATATATTTTAGGTGATAATAATAAAAAAATCACATCAGATGATATTTCAAAGGCTGTTAATTTATCTAAATTATCAATTATTTTATTTACAATAACAATTATTATTTTATTTACATTAATTTATGTGATATTATGA
- a CDS encoding cobalamin biosynthesis protein, whose translation MKIAIISVSDKGQKLALNLKEQLDDDSTVLKTDIYHKNVKKHFPYLFYEYDAIIAIMASGILIRTIAPLIESKVTDPAILNIDDNGNFVISTLSGHLGGANKLTKKIANLIDAIPVITTSTDVNKKLGIDVLAKDLYLSIDNTKEILFFNKAILDGKKLEFTINPEKNFKYLFEYIEKVTLEMDVSFSHSNDVNTNEIHVACDNHKIILKEKSIVVGIGCRRGKECFKIYEGLSDSIDKLGIHISRINMLSSAEIKKDEQGILELSDKLNIPVNFVGLDKLKLFESNDIQKSEFVYSKFGIYGVCEPSALITAGFDSKLIYKKTSYDGVTISVAISK comes from the coding sequence ATGAAAATAGCAATTATCTCTGTTTCAGATAAAGGACAAAAATTAGCTTTAAACTTAAAAGAACAATTAGATGATGATTCAACTGTATTAAAAACAGACATATATCATAAAAATGTCAAAAAACATTTTCCATATCTGTTCTATGAATATGATGCAATAATTGCAATAATGGCTTCTGGAATTTTAATCAGAACAATTGCTCCATTAATTGAATCAAAAGTTACAGATCCTGCTATTTTAAATATTGATGATAATGGTAACTTTGTCATTTCAACTTTATCAGGTCATCTAGGAGGTGCTAATAAATTAACAAAAAAAATTGCTAATTTAATTGATGCTATACCTGTTATTACAACTTCTACTGATGTCAATAAAAAGTTGGGAATTGATGTTTTAGCTAAAGATCTTTATTTATCAATTGATAATACAAAAGAAATATTATTCTTCAACAAAGCTATTTTAGATGGGAAAAAACTTGAATTTACTATTAATCCAGAAAAAAATTTCAAATATTTATTTGAGTATATTGAAAAAGTTACACTTGAAATGGATGTCTCATTTTCTCATTCAAATGATGTTAATACAAATGAAATACATGTTGCATGTGATAATCACAAAATAATATTAAAAGAGAAGAGTATTGTTGTTGGTATTGGTTGTAGACGTGGAAAAGAATGTTTTAAAATTTATGAAGGGCTTTCTGATTCAATTGATAAATTAGGTATTCATATATCAAGAATTAACATGTTGTCTTCTGCTGAGATAAAAAAAGATGAACAAGGAATTTTGGAACTTTCAGATAAGTTAAATATACCTGTTAATTTTGTAGGTTTGGATAAACTAAAACTTTTTGAATCAAATGATATTCAAAAATCAGAGTTTGTATATTCAAAATTTGGTATCTATGGTGTATGTGAACCTTCTGCATTGATTACAGCAGGATTTGATTCAAAATTAATATATAAAAAGACATCTTATGATGGTGTTACAATATCTGTTGCAATTTCAAAATGA
- a CDS encoding UPF0147 family protein, with amino-acid sequence MSSQIDEVCEILEYIADNNTVPRNIREAAGKSSTLLKDEEQDQSVRISTVLGKLDEISNDPNIPVHARTLIWEVLSKLESI; translated from the coding sequence ATGAGTAGTCAAATCGACGAAGTTTGTGAAATACTTGAATATATCGCAGATAACAACACTGTACCTCGTAACATTAGAGAGGCTGCAGGAAAATCCAGTACCTTATTAAAAGATGAAGAACAAGATCAATCTGTAAGAATAAGTACTGTTTTAGGAAAATTAGATGAAATTAGTAATGATCCAAACATCCCTGTTCATGCAAGAACTTTAATTTGGGAAGTTTTATCTAAATTAGAATCAATCTAA